The following are encoded in a window of Candidatus Neomarinimicrobiota bacterium genomic DNA:
- the gmk gene encoding guanylate kinase, with the protein MKNLVIISAPSGSGKTTLCRALQRRDESIRFSVSCTTREIRNGEVDGVDYSFLSNDAFESEIENSNFAEWEQIHGDYYYGTLKTTLDETIQRQELLLLELDVKGAMSIKKIYPEQTMSIFVEPPSLNDLRKRLVKRGTDSEERITKRLERLSAELEYKSNFDHHVINDDVDRAVDEIMNIIQHENEGVYYGS; encoded by the coding sequence ATGAAAAATTTGGTTATTATTTCTGCCCCTTCCGGATCAGGTAAAACAACCCTATGTCGCGCACTTCAAAGACGTGACGAGTCCATTCGTTTTTCTGTTTCTTGTACTACGCGTGAAATCCGAAATGGTGAGGTGGACGGTGTAGATTATTCATTCCTATCAAACGATGCATTCGAAAGTGAAATTGAAAATAGTAATTTTGCAGAGTGGGAACAGATTCATGGTGATTACTATTACGGCACACTGAAGACTACCTTGGATGAAACCATCCAGCGGCAGGAATTACTCCTTTTGGAATTAGATGTAAAAGGTGCCATGTCGATTAAAAAAATATATCCCGAACAGACCATGTCTATTTTTGTGGAGCCACCCAGTTTGAATGATCTTCGAAAAAGGTTGGTGAAGCGGGGAACTGATTCAGAAGAAAGAATTACAAAACGGTTGGAGCGTCTGAGTGCAGAATTGGAATACAAATCCAATTTTGATCACCATGTTATTAATGATGACGTGGATCGCGCCGTTGATGAAATAATGAACATTATACAACATGAAAATGAAGGAGTATACTATGGCTCTTGA
- a CDS encoding uracil-DNA glycosylase gives MGPVSSDEINRYLKQTRDLYGDELFVELGPMPSEKTTSEDKPQAIQSDFASDLSSFHQDIHQCQQCALGHSRANFVFGVGDQNASLVLVGEAPGEQEELKGEPFVGQAGELLDKILAAIDRSREKDVYICNVLKCRPPNNRDPVAEEVEQCEPYLIHQINLIQPKLIVALGRVAGMTLLNVDKPLKSMRGVLHDYHGTSLIVTYHPAELLKNPNWKLETWKDFKWIRSIIDT, from the coding sequence ATGGGTCCAGTCTCTTCTGATGAAATAAACCGTTATTTAAAGCAAACCCGCGATCTTTACGGGGATGAACTTTTTGTAGAACTGGGCCCCATGCCTTCGGAGAAAACCACATCGGAGGACAAACCTCAAGCGATACAATCTGACTTTGCGTCGGATTTGTCATCCTTTCATCAAGATATTCACCAATGTCAGCAATGTGCCCTAGGACATTCCCGCGCTAATTTTGTTTTTGGAGTGGGAGATCAAAACGCATCATTGGTTCTCGTGGGAGAAGCTCCCGGCGAACAGGAAGAGCTTAAAGGCGAACCATTCGTAGGGCAAGCAGGGGAACTTTTGGATAAGATTCTCGCAGCCATTGATCGTTCGCGGGAAAAAGATGTCTATATATGCAATGTATTGAAATGCCGTCCTCCTAATAACCGTGATCCAGTGGCAGAAGAAGTTGAACAGTGTGAACCGTATTTAATCCATCAAATTAATTTGATTCAGCCAAAACTCATTGTAGCTTTGGGTCGAGTGGCCGGAATGACCCTTCTCAATGTGGACAAACCGTTGAAAAGTATGCGTGGTGTTCTTCACGACTATCATGGTACTTCCTTAATCGTGACATACCACCCGGCTGAATTGTTGAAAAATCCCAATTGGAAACTAGAAACATGGAAAGATTTTAAATGGATTCGCTCCATTATTGACACATAA
- the dnaB gene encoding replicative DNA helicase encodes MAKNNELKLTAQPQALEAEQAVLGSMLTSKEAVSKAMQWISSSQFYKEAHVRIFSCMVDLFDKGEPIDAISVVDRLKKKKQIEGVGGAYYITGLAESVPTTANVEHYAKIVLEKDLLRRLIQVSQEVAKDAFEDAQDVDDILDSAESAIFNISEKRLKGGFQHIDPILHQTFEELDKIASKPGTVTGVPSGLMDLDDMTSGFHPGELIIVAGRPGMGKTALALSMGRNAAVMGKTGVGMFSLEMANHQLAMRLLCAEGRVDSHLVRTGKLPKTQWKNLSIAVGNLAEAPIYLDDTPGMTVLEVRAKSRRLKAEHDVGLIIIDYLQLMSGPKGVESRQQEISQISRSLKALAKEIEVPVIGLSQLSRAVESRVDRRPQLSDLRESGAIEQDADVVIFLYRPWVYSQEDEDRGKAEIIVSKQRNGPTGIVEATFIDRFARFENMSAFAEMEAESPF; translated from the coding sequence ATGGCAAAAAACAACGAATTAAAATTAACAGCCCAACCTCAAGCACTTGAAGCCGAACAGGCGGTCTTGGGATCCATGCTCACCTCCAAAGAGGCTGTGAGCAAGGCGATGCAATGGATATCGTCCAGCCAATTTTATAAAGAAGCTCATGTGCGTATTTTTTCGTGTATGGTGGATCTTTTTGATAAAGGCGAACCCATCGATGCCATTTCAGTGGTTGATCGGCTGAAAAAGAAAAAACAAATAGAGGGTGTTGGTGGTGCCTATTATATCACAGGATTGGCTGAATCTGTTCCCACCACTGCAAATGTAGAACATTATGCCAAGATTGTACTAGAAAAGGATCTTTTACGAAGATTAATTCAAGTTTCGCAGGAAGTGGCTAAAGATGCTTTTGAAGATGCGCAGGATGTGGACGATATCTTGGATTCTGCTGAGTCGGCAATTTTTAATATTTCTGAAAAAAGACTTAAGGGTGGTTTTCAACACATTGATCCAATATTACATCAAACTTTTGAGGAATTGGATAAAATTGCTTCCAAACCGGGAACGGTTACCGGTGTGCCATCCGGATTGATGGATTTAGATGATATGACTTCTGGTTTTCATCCTGGTGAATTGATCATTGTCGCTGGTCGGCCGGGTATGGGTAAAACAGCATTGGCCCTATCTATGGGTCGCAATGCAGCCGTTATGGGAAAAACGGGTGTTGGTATGTTCAGCCTTGAGATGGCCAATCATCAATTGGCCATGCGTTTATTATGCGCTGAAGGAAGGGTGGATAGTCATTTAGTCCGAACGGGAAAACTGCCCAAGACACAATGGAAAAATTTAAGTATCGCCGTTGGAAATCTAGCAGAAGCGCCCATCTATTTGGATGATACACCTGGTATGACGGTATTGGAAGTGCGTGCTAAATCACGGCGGTTGAAAGCGGAGCATGATGTGGGTTTGATTATTATAGACTATCTCCAATTGATGTCCGGGCCTAAAGGAGTCGAAAGTCGTCAACAGGAAATTTCTCAAATATCTCGATCGCTTAAAGCTTTGGCCAAAGAGATTGAAGTGCCAGTGATTGGATTATCCCAGTTATCACGTGCTGTTGAAAGTCGCGTTGACCGTCGGCCGCAATTGTCTGACCTACGTGAATCTGGAGCGATTGAGCAGGATGCGGATGTTGTCATTTTCTTATATCGCCCATGGGTCTATTCCCAAGAAGATGAAGATCGGGGTAAAGCAGAGATTATAGTATCCAAACAAAGGAATGGTCCTACGGGTATAGTGGAAGCAACGTTTATCGATCGGTTTGCTCGCTTCGAGAATATGTCTGCCTTTGCGGAAATGGAAGCTGAGTCCCCCTTCTGA